The Hydractinia symbiolongicarpus strain clone_291-10 chromosome 2, HSymV2.1, whole genome shotgun sequence genomic sequence CTCTTCCGTCTCAGATACAGCATTCACCCTTTCGTCGTCTTTGTAACTGTCATCGTGATCTGCATAAACGGGTGCTGGTTTCATAAGAAATTCCGTTTGGCTTGAATTAGAACGTTCGGCTTGACCATTTGGTAGAGGTGGATGGCTCATTAAATTTCGACTTTTCAAAATCATAGATTCAACCTCTCGTGTGAATTCAAAATTCCTTTTTGTTGCTCTCATACATTTAGATAGTACGAATACTGTCATTCCGGTTAATTCGAAGTGATATTTATCATGCGCAATCCTTTTATGACGGCATTGATAAGTCCTATGTTTCTCGATCGATTGAGGTAGGAATACAATTAGGGAGTTTTTCATGTTGTATTTTGCAGATTGGAAGAAATCATGCAGATTTTGAGCTACTTCCTTGTCCATCCTTTCACCATCCAATTCATCAATAACAATATGCAACTGAACATCACAATGCTTTTGAAAGAGCAGATCCAGCAACTTAGAATACGATGGCAATTCAAGCAGACCAAACTGCTTTGAAAGGTCCACAATATTTATAGCAATGATTTCGACGTACTCATTTTTACGTAAATCTCTTATATATCTCCTTACATCATGCAGTAGAAGACTCACATGATCCCAACAGATGTAATACATAACTgttttttcttcagcgtgatTAGTTACATACGTTAGATGACATAAGCCTAATAATGATTTTCCAGTCCCATAGTCGCCTTTaataatctttcttttttcatcACTGTACAATACTCGCAGTTGCTCAACATTAAGCATTAACGAATCGATCTTTTCAGCATTGTTGTTCGTTATCGACAGTATGGAATGCACAGCCTTTCCAGTTGCCATAAAAGATAAAGTGTGACTTAGAATTGCCATAAAATGTCCTTTGCTTGCATCATTGTCTGTATTctccttgtcatcaaattctttaTTGATCAAATTCTCAAAAAACGATTGGAtgtgttttttgttatttaagaTATCTTTGTGAATAAGATGACAATCTCTGCACAATTCAACTTCTGTATTTGATGGAACAAACATCGGTGCCGCAACTACATTCACCATAATGATTCTACCAGTtgagaaaaatgacttatttacaagagaaaacaattttatatctTCTATTCCTTTCTCAAATTCTTCTTGTATTGAGTCCATTACGTCTGCATTTGTGCATCTCACATTGAAGAAAACATTTTGATTTGGATGCATGATCAAAATCCTATCTTCATGGTTTGATATCGTTCCAATAAATGGATAATCGTTTacgttatattttaaaaatcgtgcgTGTTCTAAGCAGTTATAGTCTGTTATTACTGCAAATATCGAGTCTTGTGTGTTCATTAAAGTTTCTTTAATGGTGTGAGCAATTTCTGATATTTTCGTCTTTATCAGGACTGGAGGAAACTGCACGGCTTCACTCAAGAAGTCACCATCCCAGCATAAATATTCTTCACAGAATTTTCTCCCAAATTTTAACCAATCCGCATAACTGATTTTATTAACAACACCTCCGGAAATGTATTCCACCTCGTGATTTAGAGTTGTCATCCCAATTATATCTGAAATTATCTGCGAAAGATCGCATCCTTTGTGACTACATAGTATGAAATTGCAACTCTTCTTTTGAACCCAGTGCATACATGCTGACGGGATGTCTAGATATGATTCGATTGCAGTTTGGTTAGAAGCACTAACGGCAAAAACTGATGGAGCCTTAAGGAAGATTCCAAttggatttcaatttttttgcattttacccAATATTTTTAACTATTGAAGTTTTAACTGTTCAGCCCCAGTTTTTGAAAACTTATGTTCGAGATATGGAATTCAGACatttaaaatagttttactTTCATATacaaattataatttttcaaaactaaccCAATTCTCTAATTTTGAGGGTGACTGATAATACTTTCAAAAAACCGCATCTAATTTTTGgttaagcatttttttttttgaagccttttaaatcaatattaaacctttttcacatTTGCAACGTTAAAACTAAAAGATATCAATTGTTAAGCGACATCTAGGAGTACAGATTTAGGTAATACGGAGACTCAGCGATAAGAAAAGAAGTATCGTAGATAAAAGGTTTAATGTTAAAGGCTATGTCCTAGACAGGAAAACTAAAATTGCAAGTACTCGTTGCATTTTCTACAATAACTTGGACTACATAAGTAACagtagaaaaaaaagaaataagtaATTTACCTTCAACGTAGAACATTgtaattttgccttgttgattaGTTAATATAACAACAAGTTTCTTCACACCCTGCGCCGCCATCTTGTTTATCACTACCACCATTTTTCTACCCTGCTTTTCTACATTGAAATCTGAACCTTGAGTTAACGTGTTTTGATTGTTTTCTTGTGACAATGCCACCTTAACATTAATGTCATGGTTGATGTAATCGTCTGAAAGGCTTATACGTAACTCGTTGGTGTTGTTTTTTGAAAGGAAGTATCTAAAGGGGAAATTGACGACAATTACaaattactagtcgataaagcccgtggagaaatcgacctaggcagaaggacaatggaaaaataggttgttttagattttttgctgacgtcaacagtgcaggtacaaaaaaaattggccaagtttagtttattcgttgcctataacgtgtaaaggttaaaacgctgatcacaataatgtataggatcatatgtattCGACAAAAGCCTAAGGAGATATgaggtgttaaaaattttgttgacgtcagcaatggcctgtcaaacctaaaaatttattttcaagaattttgtgtacctattgccttcatcgtatagatcttgaaacgctgacaagaaaatgtataggatcgtgtacttgagacaaacggatgcagagatattagggtttaaaggtttttttatgacgtcatttacccgtccattccgaaacggatttggtgacccaggtttggaaaacttacccaacttggtcccaggtagtccctagttacccacgcaggagatgacgtcagttatttccacccgtttccaagttattaagccttaattttaaaagtgcaatgcattggcttcactaatcttaatatacttttctttgacgtcaatattgctttaacgtcaaagtttgctaatttacagaacaaatttataggcgatgttttatagactttatcaaagaaattttatccacttcgcaaaagtcacagacagaagctccgtattattatatagactagtcgataaatcctgtggagtaatccacttaggcagaaggacaatggaaaaataggttgttttagtttttttgctgacgtcagcagtgcaaatacaaaataaatatatttttttagaaatttatatacctgttgccttcatcgtatagatcttgaaatgctgatcaagaaaatgtatatgatcatgtatctttgacaaacggttgcagagatatcaaggtttaaaggttttttgatgacgtcatcaaaccgtccattccgaaacggttcggggacccaggtttggaaaacttacccaaattggtcccaggttgtccctagttacccacgcggtgaaaaaacattgacgtcaccgcctcgtttccaagttatttggcctcaaagttttaagtgcattgtaatggcttcactaattttaattaactttcctttgacgtcaatactattttatcggtaaagtttggtaaattacagaacaattttataggcgatgttttaaagaatttgttaaagaaaattttgaagaatgtaatccactttgcaaaaatgacagacagacacacggaactggcgtattattatatagactagtcgataaggcccgtggaaaaatccacttaggcaggataacagagaaaaataaccgtcatttaaattttgatgacgtcagcagagacatgtcagaacacaaaacttttttttcagaaatgtgtatgcctgttgccttcatcgtatagatcttgaaacgctgatcaagaaaatgtataggatcatgtacttttgaccaacggttacggaaatattgtggtttaaaggttttttgatgacgtcataaacccgttcattccgaaacggatttagggacccaggtttggaaaattacccaaattggtcccaggtggtccctagttacccacgcggttaaaaaacattgacgtcatcaactcgtttccaagttatttggcctcaaaattttaggtgcattgtaatggcttcactaatcttaattaactttcatttgacgtcaatactattttagcgttaaagtttggtaaattacagaacaattttataggcgatgttttatagaatttgttaaagaaaattgtgaagaatataatccactttgcaaaagtcacagacagacagaactggcgtattattatatagacttttcgataaggcccgtggagaaatccacttagtcagaaggacaataaaaaataggttgttttagatttcttgctgacgtcagcagtgcagatacaaaaaaaatttagcgaaGTTTAGtgtattcgttgcctgtaatgtgtagaggttaaaacgctgatgagaaaaatgtataggatcgagggttttcgacgaacgtataaggaaatataggggtttgaaaatcttgctgacgtcagcaaagacccgcaaaaacaaacaaaaaaattcccaaattttatatatctaatgtctttatcgtatagatcttgaaacgctgatcaagaaaatgtatagaatcatgtacttttgacaaacggttgcagagatattaggatttgaaggtttttgatgacgtcattaacccgtcgattccgaaacggattcagggatccaggtttgggaaaatcacccaaattggtcctaggtggtccctagttacccacgcggtgaaaaatcattgacgtcaccacctcgtttccaagttatttggcctcaaagttttaggtgcactgtaatggcttcattaatttaatataggatattgacgttaaagtagtgttattttcgtcgcgtcgtaacttTGCCTGTCaaagacacacagacagacacacctagcgtattattatagagactagtcgattaggcccgtggaaaaatccacttaggcagaaaaacaattgaaaagttctgtcatttgaattttgatgacatcagcaaatatttcagtatattgaatatgccttttactaaaaaaaataatctgaaaatgcataaaaagaaagtatataagtcataatttaacaaaaaagttcttaaaatctaacacaaaatatcaaatgtcaaatcgcatgaaatcctcccaacaaaacttcagacaaaatatgaaaaacaacggcgtgcaaggtgtaaaatctagttagtagaaagttacaacattgacagtcacaacccagacagttacgacaacaataataataatgtcagaaataacacatatctcaaatatgtatacatcttattatgtgattatgttgaaaaccttcaatattttaatctgaagtgtcgaaaagaaaggcttgcaacagtaagcacagatctatgaaataagttttttaagcattttaaacattgtcttttccctaaatgcttatacaacaatacaacctgaacaatatcaaaaagccaaacttaaacaaacacaaaacacctaaaaacaaaaagttaaactttgaaaaatcatttattcggttgcataccatcctctcccgcaaaaatatgcacaaaatgtaaaaattaaccggttaacaaaacaattttttgtctaatgatccgtactgactttaccaaacattttaacctgaaatgtcgaaaaagcaatgagcaaggagtaaatttcaaatcaacaaaaatcattattttgaaaacattgtatatatatatggtccttcctcacaaaagtttacaataaatgtagaacacaaaggtttatgaggagcaaatcaaaatatgaacaaaaatcagttcaattggcatgttctgtattgtcttcagccataaaatcttccacaaaattgatatgaaacccatcaaattcaactcagaaaaagcagtcatttaagtgcatacaaaaatacaacttgtagaatatcaaattattatttttagtatatataattgcatatggtcctccctcacaacagttaaatttttgcactaaatttccaacacaaaatacaaattctaaataattcctatggttttcctcaaaagtttaatcaaaatataaaagatgagaggtgaacgacaaaatcaaagtttgcagaatttaattattttggtatatatatatatgccctttataacaatatttcaatccaaaatgtgaaaaagaaaaacagtttgcaacaaaatcagttattctgatgatattgcatacactttttctccacaaaagtgggaaaaaagaatggttgtaggaaatacttctgattcaacaaaaatcagtatttgcatcttgtacttattaaatattacccaaaatttcaaaaaactgtgatttggaacgcatcaaatttataaatagagagggatcagtcatttcggtatgttgtacagagtcctgcccggtaagaatttatacaaaatataaaaaacacacaagttttttcggtgttgtactccctcaaaaaagttgaaacttttcttaattgagacaaaatgccataaacaaaaacattttagtcagaacatctagaacaacaaaaatcactacaagaattactacatgttaaataattaAACACGCAGATTAGTTACGCACCTGGGGATACAATTATGCTAGCTTTGTTGTTATAAACAAATCAGAAAACGAAAGTATAAGAAACATTTCCCTTCTCTTTTTGTTTCACTTTGATTTATGCGCACCTACATTTTCGCCTGAATAGGATATTTCTTAACGTAGTAAAAGTAAAACTCATAGTTAACTTGAAAGCTAGCTGATGTGCTGTAGCTATATTTGTTAAAATGTGATTTGTTctctgtattttaaaaaataccatcaacatttttatatttttatatttgaaaacaaagatgtATTAGCTACCCTATTTATTAACACAACAGTGAAAGAGGAGAgagtatttaaaactttacctGTAAATCTCCTTTATACTTCTCATTAACTGTATTatttgttgttctttttattttctcacggtttttttttgttaattcgcctttttctttctcttctaaattttttaagttttttaagttTGTCTTTTGTCGCGAgaactttaaaaacaatttttttgtttgtttgtttttacgccaAGGAAACTTTCTATTCGAATGCCGTCCCGTTCGAAAGTACGTATTTGAACGAATCATACTGCTTATtttctatcacgtggtttctaacGGCTGcgagacaaatgtaaacaaaacaaaaaaactcgaaaaactcgcgcattcgggtggtaaaaaatatcgtgtttgcaaaagtgacagacagacacacttagcgtattattataagagatataaGTTTATGTTCGTCTTTAACACTAATATGGCTGAAATTCTTAAACACAACACTATATGATTGCTGTGGTCCCGAACCGCTTggtaaattatttaattatgcAGTGTGGCATTGTttactaaaacaaaataaaacttaattAAGTAATAGCTAGGAATGGCCAAAATAGTAGTCAGGAATGGTCAAAATAGTGGTAGGGAATGATTAAAATAGTGGTTGGGGATAATCAAATAAGTTGTCCGGAATGATCAAAATAGCAGTCGGGAATGATTAAAATAGTGGTCGGGGATAATCAAAATAGGTGTCCGGAATGATCAAAAAAGTCGCCGGGAATGATCAAAATAGGGATCGGGATTGATCAAAATAGTTGTCGGGCTTAATCAAAAGAGTAGTCAAGAATGATTAAAATATGCTTAAAAGTCAGGTCAAGTTCATCTGGATAGACATTTTCAATTCCAGATATATACAAATTCGTTATACACATTTGtcactgatttttttatttcttattttttctatcTCTCTACAGACTTTATTTTTGTAGCGAAGTAAGAAGGCACCTACTGGACTGTTTCTTCGTTTTCAATCAAATCTTCCTCCTCCCCAGCAGGGGTTGCTGCATCCTCAGTTATGTCCACCACTTGTTTCATACAGTTCTGATCAACTGCACAAGTCGAATGCTCCTCGTGTATTGCAGCAATTCTCCTCTTGGTATTCTCCAACAAACTTACTTGAATACTGTCCACTTTTGACGATAAATCCACCAGAGTGTTTTTAGTTGAAGTTTCGAAAAACTTTATTCTATCTgcgattgtttttatttgcgtCTCTGCATGGTCAACTCTTCCATTGGTAATGTAAGTGTCGTTGGTGTTTTTCTTCACACACGATTGAAGCTCTTTCATGTGTTTTTGAAGTACGTTGATCTTAAATACTTCTAATTTGCTCAGCTCACCATACTTTAAATCCTTCACTAGCTCCAAGTCGAAATTTATTCGTGTTAAAATGACAAGGATGTCATTCCACCAGTCATCAAATTGATTCAGTGACACATTCTTGCTATGCATTACAAAGTTTCTTAAATTACGAAGACGGAGAATGTCAGCCGCA encodes the following:
- the LOC130630314 gene encoding uncharacterized protein LOC130630314, whose amino-acid sequence is MTTHQSAIAGSERKTRLVTLVDLSTDHLRDFLHDPQYGNLPNNKVQLYQALLPYYATLSRILQNDQLQLMYPSNRETDSEKFDLTLLSVVFRNCTKIKKPKGGWNVKIPDPNDHSLAADILRLRNLRNFVMHSKNVSLNQFDDWWNDILVILTRINFDLELVKDLKYGELSKLEVFKINVLQKHMKELQSCVKKNTNDTYITNGRVDHAETQIKTIADRIKFFETSTKNTLVDLSSKVDSIQVSLLENTKRRIAAIHEEHSTCAVDQNCMKQVVDITEDAATPAGEEEDLIENEETVQYFLSKNNTNELRISLSDDYINHDINVKVALSQENNQNTLTQGSDFNVEKQGRKMVVVINKMAAQGVKKLVVILTNQQGKITMFYVEDIPSACMHWVQKKSCNFILCSHKGCDLSQIISDIIGMTTLNHEVEYISGGVVNKISYADWLKFGRKFCEEYLCWDGDFLSEAVQFPPVLIKTKISEIAHTIKETLMNTQDSIFAVITDYNCLEHARFLKYNVNDYPFIGTISNHEDRILIMHPNQNVFFNVRCTNADVMDSIQEEFEKGIEDIKLFSLVNKSFFSTGRIIMVNVVAAPMFVPSNTEVELCRDCHLIHKDILNNKKHIQSFFENLINKEFDDKENTDNDASKGHFMAILSHTLSFMATGKAVHSILSITNNNAEKIDSLMLNVEQLRVLYSDEKRKIIKGDYGTGKSLLGLCHLTYVTNHAEEKTVMYYICWDHVSLLLHDVRRYIRDLRKNEYVEIIAINIVDLSKQFGLLELPSYSKLLDLLFQKHCDVQLHIVIDELDGERMDKEVAQNLHDFFQSAKYNMKNSLIVFLPQSIEKHRTYQCRHKRIAHDKYHFELTGMTVFVLSKCMRATKRNFEFTREVESMILKSRNLMSHPPLPNGQAERSNSSQTEFLMKPAPVYADHDDSYKDDERVNAVSETEEFDQFETLIDVDVVTAQLPSNQVDTDIHTETEFKCTRADAVGHGICGQKPAFVHIYQGQKNEAALSTKLALCLEDIILRSSAVKRLLLFTSNQQMHILKKVLEILGVEYIFYHSSTNYKLIHSDGNVCETLPKHYNLLTNFQASRGGEAEEVIVAIDPLDSKLRHLALECFTRSTSRLVITSLSKIGPNSKQENVESTGDIMETLVHKKKVLEEVCIKSMQHPNTERPCLKEQFTNRLCVYVNTNSRRYKELYKKAQSLVYEDTDVTTLDPGTVIQKLLQQPSNVHHLTCSYISVDTCMLKWTNGPYKHIIRMKNIKLNSAWEEIGTVEASKDHFTVTDVAESCRYSFSVIAVNKLGESEPTIVSYYHSKIRRIEIKEVHSWDYMTYLIREGRSKSLTEIIEEDPDVINTRNTHGRTLLMHAASSNLHEMAKLLIQLGSDVWAVDNGKNNVYHYCSRDGYHQLLQMLLLHDSSNINAVNSLNETCLHEATWNGSVECVRILLIYNIDTHVKNNDGQKAYDVTCMGWKNQDKLELVHQLILRHGEFNETNV